The Arachidicoccus terrestris genome includes the window TTCCTTTCAGAAATTTGCTCTACATTTGCAGTCCGAAAAAACAGTTACTCAAAAAAGAAATTTTTAATGGCAAATCATAAAGCTACCAAAAAAGACGTACGTCAAGCAGCTAAGCGCAGGGACAGAAACCGTTACTACGGTAAAACAACCCGTAACAATATCCGTAACCTTAAAGCGTCTGCCGATGATGCAGCTTATGATGCTGCATTGCCTTTAACTTTCTCTATGATCGATAAATTGGCAAAACGCGGTGTTATTCATAAAAATAAAGCTAATAACCTGAAAAGCAAATTAGCCAGAAAAACTGAATTTAAAAAACCCGCCTAAGGAGGGTGATTTGAGTTAGTTTTTTCATATATCTTATTTAAAGCCAGATAGTTGAGTTGAAAAACAAGACATCTGGTTTTTTTTGTGCCTATCCCTTTCCAAAGGTGTGCCTGTTTTACGTAGTATTGCTTAGCCGTGGTGCCATTTTTGTACTAAAGTTCAATGTTCCTGCAACACTGTAGCGTTTTTTATTATATATCGTTTTAGATAAGAACGCCCCTTCATTGATTATATCCAACTGAAGGAGCGATTAATGTAATATTAAAAATATATCCATATGAACCATTTTTTTGCTTATTCGCTTTTTCTGGGGGTTTTGACCCTTACCGGCTGCAGCAAAGGCTTACATTCCGGTGGATCAGAAAAGCAGGCTCCGGTTAAACAGATCAGTATCAGCCCCATGGTTGCCACACATGTCAATGACTTTT containing:
- the rpsT gene encoding 30S ribosomal protein S20, with product MANHKATKKDVRQAAKRRDRNRYYGKTTRNNIRNLKASADDAAYDAALPLTFSMIDKLAKRGVIHKNKANNLKSKLARKTEFKKPA